Part of the Candidatus Berkelbacteria bacterium genome is shown below.
TGACTGCGCCATTAAGTTTTTTAACGCGGGCGCGAATTTTACGCACGATAAGCTGACGCTGGGAACGATTAATATCCTCAACAGCTTCTAAAATACTCGCATGCACTCCAGCGTCGTGCGCCATAGCGATCAGCGCTTGCACATCTTTTGGAAAACATGAGCCGCCGTAGCCCACACCCGCATCTAAAAAGGCTCGCTTGCCAATCCGGGCATCAAGGCGCATGCCCTCGGCAACTTTGGTGACATCGGCGCCGACACTCTCGGCAAGTTGGGCAATTGAGTTGATAAAGCTAATTTGGGTTGCAAGCATTGAATTTGAGGCATATTTGATAAGTTCGGCCGTTTTCACGTCCGTCATAAGTATAGTCGACTTCAGAGGAACGTAGAGTTTCTTCATGATACGTCGGACTCGATCATTGTCGTTCTCAATGCCAACCACCACTCGATCCGGATGCATAAAATCAGCGATCGCCGAACCCTCACGCAGGAATTCTGGATTACTCACGACCGTGAAATGTATAGATGTTTGCTCACGAATTATCCGTCCAACAAGGTCACCTGTGCCGATTGGCACCGTGCTTTTATTTACAATAATGACAGGGCGTATTAATGCTTGGCCAATTGCTCGCGCCGCGTCCTCAACAAAGCGAAGATCGGCTCGGCCGTGTTCATCGCTGGGCGTGCCAACGGCAATAAAGATAATCTCGGCGTCATCAACTGCGGTTTTGATATTGCTTGTAAAATGAAGGCGTTTTTCGCGTAGATTGCGAGCTAAAATCTCTTCGATGCCTGGCTCGTAAATCGGGCTTTTGCCTGTGTTTAAAGAATCGATTTTTTTTTGATCAATATCAACGCCGATGACCTCATTACCCAAATCGGCCAGGCATACGGCTTGGACTAAGCCAACGTAGCCAGTGCCAATAACCGCAAGCTTCATTTGCGCTCCAGCTGGAGCTGGGCGCGCACCCATTCGAGAGTCTGTTTCAGACCTGTTTCGAGTTGCACTTCTGGTTGCCAGTTGAGGAGTTTTCGAACTTTGGCAATATCCGGTTTGCGGCGCTTAATATCGTCGGGACGCGCTGGGCCATTCTCGATTAGAGACCGACTGCCTGAAAGTTTAATTACTGTTTCGGCAAATTCGCGCACTGAATGCTCGTCTGGATTGCCAAGATTAACAACTTCATTGCGTGTCAATTTAGCCTGATCGAGCATGCTCAATAATCCTCGAATCAAATCATCAACGTAGCACGCTGAACGTGTTTGACTGCCATCGCCATCAAGAACGAGAGGTTCATCCTTAAGAGCTCGAACCGCAAATTCACCGATCATTCGACCATCGTGAAGCGCCATTTTTGGCCCGTAAGTGTTAAAGATTCGCACCATGCGCACATCCAACTCTGGAAATTCGTGGGCATAAGTTGTGATAATCGTCTCCCCAATTCGTTTGCCTTCTTTGTACGGCGCGTGCGCGCCCCGCGGATTTACATTGCCCCAATAAGTTTCTTTTTGAGGGTGTTCAAGCGGCTCGCCGTAAATTTCTGATGTCGAAGTGTGCAACAATTTAGCGTCTTTTTGGAGGGCAAATTTGAGAACGTTGGGAATGCCTAAAGTATTGGTTTCGATCGTTTCAATTGGATGTTTAACGTAGTGAATCGGACTCGCAATGCAGGCAAGATTCCAGATATAATCTATATCTTCTACGATCGTGAGAGGTATCCGAACATCGTGTTCAACGATGCTTAAAGGTTGGCCGTCAAACGAGGCGAGATTTTGACGTGAACCGACACGGAAATTATCTAAAATAATTACGCGTTCTCCACGGGCAAGTAACGCACTCGCAAGGTTTGAACCCAAAAAACCCGCACCCCCGGTGATTAATGAGGTTGGCATGGTTTTATGTTACTAGAACTTCAGCCAGCGCATCAAGCGATCGGTAAAAATTTCACCTCGAGTCATTTGCTCCGGTAGATGGTTGCGTAGTCGGGCGCGTAGTTCGACTGGTTCAACGTGGGCAAGATGAATGGTGCGCACCGGCAGAAATTTTAGGGTTGTTTCGAGATAAAGATGCGGATTGCCAGCT
Proteins encoded:
- a CDS encoding GDP-mannose 4,6-dehydratase, with protein sequence MPTSLITGGAGFLGSNLASALLARGERVIILDNFRVGSRQNLASFDGQPLSIVEHDVRIPLTIVEDIDYIWNLACIASPIHYVKHPIETIETNTLGIPNVLKFALQKDAKLLHTSTSEIYGEPLEHPQKETYWGNVNPRGAHAPYKEGKRIGETIITTYAHEFPELDVRMVRIFNTYGPKMALHDGRMIGEFAVRALKDEPLVLDGDGSQTRSACYVDDLIRGLLSMLDQAKLTRNEVVNLGNPDEHSVREFAETVIKLSGSRSLIENGPARPDDIKRRKPDIAKVRKLLNWQPEVQLETGLKQTLEWVRAQLQLERK
- a CDS encoding UDP-glucose/GDP-mannose dehydrogenase family protein, whose protein sequence is MKLAVIGTGYVGLVQAVCLADLGNEVIGVDIDQKKIDSLNTGKSPIYEPGIEEILARNLREKRLHFTSNIKTAVDDAEIIFIAVGTPSDEHGRADLRFVEDAARAIGQALIRPVIIVNKSTVPIGTGDLVGRIIREQTSIHFTVVSNPEFLREGSAIADFMHPDRVVVGIENDNDRVRRIMKKLYVPLKSTILMTDVKTAELIKYASNSMLATQISFINSIAQLAESVGADVTKVAEGMRLDARIGKRAFLDAGVGYGGSCFPKDVQALIAMAHDAGVHASILEAVEDINRSQRQLIVRKIRARVKKLNGAVIAVWGLAFKPKTDDMRDAPAVAIIEELQRVGAVIRAYDPVAKHQAEQILKNLTFGRTALETAQKADLLVILTEWDEFRQLDLAKLRATLARPYIVDGRNMYDPSEMAEQGFVYDSIGRPQIELANTEGAKNES